In one window of Kiritimatiellia bacterium DNA:
- the nusB gene encoding transcription antitermination factor NusB encodes MSRRHEGRILALQFLFQRDFNVEDLDEALREFWGARPVRPKLREFAESLIRGVEQMRPSLDERLRGYLVNWELSRLAAVDRNILRLALYEMLHRPDIPPVVSLNEAIDLAKEFGDPDSPRFVNGVLDRAVKELSRPVREPMAGRSSRRRRRVLKG; translated from the coding sequence ATGAGCCGACGGCACGAAGGACGGATACTCGCGCTGCAGTTCCTGTTCCAGCGCGACTTCAATGTTGAAGATCTGGACGAAGCGCTGCGGGAGTTCTGGGGCGCGCGACCGGTTCGGCCGAAGCTCCGTGAATTTGCCGAATCGCTGATTCGCGGCGTGGAGCAGATGCGTCCCTCGCTCGACGAGCGGCTTCGGGGCTACCTGGTGAACTGGGAGCTGTCGCGGTTGGCGGCGGTGGACCGCAACATTCTGCGCCTCGCCCTATACGAGATGCTTCACCGGCCGGACATTCCGCCCGTCGTGTCGTTGAATGAAGCGATCGATCTGGCCAAGGAGTTCGGCGACCCGGACTCTCCGCGCTTCGTGAATGGAGTGCTTGACCGCGCGGTGAAAGAGCTGTCTCGACCGGTTCGGGAGCCGATGGCCGGCCGTTCTAGCAGGCGGCGCAGAAGGGTGCTGAAGGGGTAG
- a CDS encoding signal recognition particle-docking protein FtsY: MATSWWSALARTRDAVLRAVGLGAHKAPAAELWPTAKIEEALYTADVAPAVVADVLKHLGAHRNGGASPAALAEHLTMLLPEPPAVRPAIRPRVRVLVGTNGSGKTTTCAKLARRVLRSGGRPLLCAADTFRAAGSAQLQLWADRLGCEIVAGATGADPAAVAFDAVTAAVRREVDELIVDTAGRMHTRLPLMQELQKLVRSIGKAREGAPDDCWLVLDASLGRNALSQASAFRTAVPLTGVVITKLDGSAKAGFVFSLGDELGIPVLFAGLGEGEDDLAVFDRRQFVLGLLGLRNGD; the protein is encoded by the coding sequence ATGGCGACAAGCTGGTGGTCGGCGCTGGCGCGGACTCGGGACGCAGTTTTGCGCGCAGTAGGGCTGGGCGCGCACAAGGCACCTGCGGCCGAGTTGTGGCCCACCGCAAAAATTGAAGAGGCGCTGTACACCGCCGACGTAGCACCCGCTGTTGTTGCGGACGTGCTCAAACATCTCGGCGCTCACCGCAACGGCGGTGCCTCACCGGCTGCGCTCGCGGAGCACCTGACGATGCTGCTGCCGGAACCACCGGCGGTGCGGCCGGCGATCCGCCCCCGTGTGCGGGTGCTGGTCGGCACGAACGGATCCGGTAAAACGACCACATGCGCAAAGCTCGCCCGGCGGGTTCTCCGCTCTGGCGGGCGCCCGTTGTTGTGCGCGGCGGACACGTTCCGGGCAGCGGGGAGTGCGCAGCTGCAGCTTTGGGCGGACCGCCTCGGCTGTGAGATCGTGGCTGGTGCGACAGGTGCGGATCCGGCCGCTGTCGCGTTCGACGCAGTCACTGCAGCGGTGAGGCGGGAAGTGGACGAGCTGATCGTTGACACGGCAGGTCGCATGCACACCCGTCTGCCGCTGATGCAGGAACTACAGAAACTCGTCCGCAGCATCGGGAAGGCTCGCGAGGGGGCGCCGGACGATTGTTGGTTGGTGCTGGATGCATCGCTCGGCCGAAATGCGCTCTCTCAAGCGTCCGCATTCCGCACCGCCGTGCCCCTTACCGGAGTGGTCATCACAAAGCTCGACGGCTCTGCGAAAGCGGGCTTCGTGTTCTCGCTGGGAGACGAACTGGGGATCCCTGTGCTCTTTGCCGGTCTCGGCGAAGGCGAGGATGACCTGGCCGTCTTTGACCGTCGCCAATTTGTGCTGGGCTTGCTGGGACTTCGTAATGGCGACTGA
- the ribH gene encoding 6,7-dimethyl-8-ribityllumazine synthase — MQRADRTWTSSRGAPKLPAGVRRIAGRLSGAGVRIGVVVSRYNARYTAELLRSAVRELGRLGVRAGDITVVEVPGAFEIPSAAAELAQHHPVEAIIALGCVIQGETPHASLINRTVALRLSELSQRHRLPIVDAVVPVLSEEQARARCAPGPDNRGSYAARVAVEMARLFERLRAGRP; from the coding sequence ATGCAACGCGCAGATCGCACATGGACGAGCAGCCGTGGGGCGCCGAAATTGCCGGCCGGCGTTCGCCGGATCGCGGGAAGACTGAGTGGGGCGGGGGTGCGCATCGGCGTGGTGGTCAGCCGCTACAACGCGCGTTACACCGCGGAACTTCTCCGCTCCGCAGTGCGGGAACTGGGGCGTCTGGGCGTTCGCGCCGGCGACATCACCGTCGTCGAGGTGCCCGGTGCCTTTGAAATCCCGTCGGCGGCGGCAGAGCTCGCTCAACATCATCCGGTGGAGGCGATCATCGCGCTCGGCTGTGTGATTCAAGGCGAGACTCCGCACGCTTCGCTCATCAACCGCACGGTTGCGCTGCGGCTGAGCGAGCTGTCCCAGCGGCATCGCTTGCCCATTGTGGACGCAGTGGTGCCCGTGCTCAGCGAAGAACAGGCGCGTGCGCGCTGCGCGCCCGGGCCAGACAATCGCGGAAGCTACGCAGCGCGGGTCGCGGTCGAGATGGCTCGACTGTTCGAGCGGCTTCGGGCGGGCCGTCCATGA
- a CDS encoding bifunctional 3,4-dihydroxy-2-butanone-4-phosphate synthase/GTP cyclohydrolase II, with amino-acid sequence MRNDATAEDSALQRIREAIAAYARGEMLVVVDDERRENEGDLVVAAEHATPAAIQFMIREGGGLICIAMTRDRLRRLGLSRMAPSGSEDRYRTAFMESVDAREGVTTGISAFDRARTIQVLIAPDSRADDLVRPGHMFPLEAAPGGVLERPGHTEAAVDLARLAGLTPAGVICEIVGPDGEMARRPQLEEFARRHHLQLISIGDLVAYRRRTERLIRLEQTVRLPTEMGVFQLHMYRSLPDGELHLALCMGEVAGSPPPLVRVHSECLTGDVFGSLRCDCGSQLDRAMRRIAAEQRGAVVYLRQEGRGIGLEHKIHAYALQETGLDTVEANQRLGFEPDMRDYSAAAQILRDLGVEQVRLLTNNPLKVAGLQKYGIVVIERVPLVIPPVEHNVRYLETKKRKLGHWL; translated from the coding sequence ATGCGGAACGATGCGACAGCCGAAGACTCCGCACTACAGCGAATTCGCGAGGCGATTGCCGCGTATGCGCGCGGGGAGATGCTCGTGGTGGTGGACGATGAGCGGCGCGAAAACGAGGGCGACCTCGTGGTGGCAGCAGAACATGCGACGCCGGCCGCGATCCAGTTCATGATCCGCGAGGGCGGCGGTCTGATCTGCATTGCGATGACGCGGGACCGTCTGCGGCGGTTGGGGTTGTCGCGAATGGCGCCGAGCGGGTCGGAAGATCGGTATCGCACCGCGTTCATGGAGAGCGTGGATGCGCGCGAGGGCGTGACCACTGGCATCAGCGCCTTTGATCGCGCCCGCACCATCCAGGTGCTCATCGCGCCCGATTCTCGGGCCGATGATCTGGTGCGACCCGGTCACATGTTTCCGCTGGAGGCCGCACCGGGCGGCGTGTTGGAGCGACCCGGCCATACGGAGGCGGCGGTGGATCTGGCGCGGCTGGCCGGCCTGACGCCGGCTGGAGTGATATGCGAGATCGTCGGCCCCGATGGCGAGATGGCGCGGCGGCCCCAGCTGGAGGAATTTGCGCGGCGGCACCACCTGCAGCTGATCAGCATCGGCGATCTGGTGGCGTATCGCCGCAGAACCGAGCGGCTGATTCGACTGGAGCAGACGGTGAGATTGCCGACCGAGATGGGGGTATTTCAGCTGCATATGTATCGTTCGCTGCCGGATGGCGAGTTGCATCTGGCATTGTGCATGGGTGAAGTTGCTGGCAGCCCGCCACCGCTGGTGCGGGTGCACAGCGAGTGTCTCACCGGCGATGTGTTCGGCTCACTGCGTTGCGACTGCGGCAGCCAGCTCGACCGCGCCATGCGTCGGATCGCAGCCGAGCAGCGCGGCGCGGTGGTGTATTTGCGACAGGAAGGGCGGGGCATCGGCCTCGAGCACAAGATCCATGCGTACGCGCTCCAGGAAACCGGTCTTGACACTGTCGAGGCCAATCAGCGGCTCGGGTTTGAGCCGGACATGCGCGATTATTCCGCCGCGGCGCAGATCCTCCGCGATCTGGGCGTTGAGCAGGTTCGATTGCTGACGAACAATCCCTTGAAGGTGGCCGGCCTGCAGAAATACGGCATCGTAGTCATCGAACGCGTGCCGCTCGTGATTCCGCCGGTTGAGCACAATGTCCGATATTTGGAGACGAAGAAGCGTAAGCTCGGTCACTGGCTGTGA
- a CDS encoding sugar phosphate isomerase/epimerase — MKSNTRAVLSAMVLVLSVSADEPPIRVAVAAYSFRNATALEAIPKTRAVGADAIEFFLWQKFGGDAPSLVLDHRLPPERAEELLRVLRANELRASNAYFNNAAFRDPSSAEAGVRSLFELAKRLGLEGLTGEPPPGLLDVFERLAKEYDLAVCFHNHPRDPNRPEYRNWDPEYLMTLLEGRDHRMGLCVDTGHLVRSGLDPVAAIRRMKNRIRSVHLKDVVAAEPKARDVRFGEGIGRIREVIAELRALGYRGYVVIEYENLSERVEEDVRHCVEFVRSLLK, encoded by the coding sequence ATGAAGAGCAACACGCGCGCAGTTCTGTCCGCAATGGTGCTGGTGCTCAGCGTTTCCGCGGATGAACCTCCGATCCGCGTCGCGGTGGCCGCTTATTCGTTCCGGAACGCGACCGCGCTGGAAGCGATCCCAAAGACCCGCGCGGTGGGAGCGGACGCGATCGAGTTCTTCCTTTGGCAAAAATTTGGCGGGGATGCCCCGTCCCTTGTGCTCGACCACCGGTTGCCGCCGGAGAGGGCGGAGGAGCTACTTCGCGTGTTGCGGGCCAACGAACTGCGGGCCTCCAACGCGTATTTCAACAACGCGGCGTTCCGTGATCCGAGCAGCGCCGAGGCAGGCGTCCGATCACTTTTCGAGCTGGCGAAGCGGCTTGGACTGGAGGGACTCACCGGCGAGCCCCCGCCCGGCCTGCTGGACGTTTTCGAACGACTCGCGAAAGAGTATGACCTTGCAGTGTGCTTCCACAACCATCCACGCGATCCCAATCGTCCGGAGTACCGCAACTGGGATCCGGAGTACCTGATGACACTACTCGAGGGCAGGGATCACCGGATGGGGCTTTGCGTGGATACGGGCCATTTGGTACGGTCTGGCCTTGACCCCGTCGCCGCGATTCGGCGCATGAAAAACCGCATTCGATCGGTACATCTGAAGGATGTCGTCGCGGCGGAGCCGAAAGCGCGCGATGTCCGCTTTGGAGAGGGCATTGGGCGCATTCGGGAAGTTATCGCCGAGCTGAGGGCGCTGGGCTACCGCGGCTACGTAGTGATCGAGTACGAGAATCTCAGTGAGCGGGTTGAGGAGGATGTGCGCCACTGTGTGGAGTTTGTGCGTTCGCTGCTGAAGTGA